One stretch of Streptomyces sp. MMBL 11-1 DNA includes these proteins:
- a CDS encoding nitrate/nitrite transporter: protein MDTSVKQPPEPPAPAAAAPSGAAYRNLVLATVGFALTFWAWNLIAPMSGDYKDRLGLSSFQQSFLVAVPVLVGSLGRIPVGALTDKYGAKVMFPLVSALTIVPVLLLIPAKDSYGAMLAVGFLLGLGGTTFAIGVPLVNSWFPPAKRGFALGVFGMGMGGVALSGYFTPRIAEHGDNLPFLVVAGALVVYALLAAVLVSDHPGRKVPTDTLAQRLGAAGKLRVTWELSALYAIGFGGIVAFGVYLPTYLKTWYEMSPTEAGTKAAGFALVTVVFRPIGGWLSDRAHPALVTSVALLLAALMAIVQAFEPPLDPAGTIALLAMAAGLGTASGSVFALVSQVTPQPKVGSVTGIVGAMGGLGGFVPPLVMGAIYSAKDSYAIGFMLLSDLALAGCVYAYGRMRTARRDE, encoded by the coding sequence GTGGACACCTCCGTCAAGCAGCCCCCCGAGCCGCCCGCCCCGGCGGCAGCCGCACCGTCCGGGGCCGCGTACCGCAATCTCGTGCTGGCGACGGTCGGCTTCGCGCTGACCTTCTGGGCGTGGAACCTGATCGCGCCGATGTCCGGGGACTACAAGGACCGGCTGGGGCTCAGCTCGTTCCAGCAGTCCTTCCTGGTGGCCGTGCCGGTGCTCGTCGGGTCGCTCGGCCGGATCCCGGTGGGGGCGCTGACGGACAAGTACGGCGCGAAGGTGATGTTCCCGCTCGTCTCGGCGCTGACGATCGTGCCGGTGCTGCTGCTGATCCCGGCGAAGGACTCCTACGGGGCCATGCTCGCGGTCGGGTTCCTGCTGGGGCTCGGCGGGACGACGTTCGCGATCGGCGTTCCGCTGGTCAACTCATGGTTCCCGCCCGCCAAACGGGGCTTCGCGCTGGGTGTGTTCGGGATGGGCATGGGCGGGGTGGCGCTGTCGGGCTACTTCACCCCGCGCATCGCCGAGCACGGCGACAACCTGCCGTTCCTCGTGGTCGCGGGGGCGCTGGTGGTGTACGCGCTGCTGGCGGCCGTCCTGGTCAGCGACCACCCCGGCCGGAAGGTCCCCACGGACACGCTGGCGCAGCGGCTCGGCGCGGCCGGAAAGCTCCGGGTGACCTGGGAGCTGTCGGCGCTGTACGCGATCGGCTTCGGCGGCATCGTGGCGTTCGGGGTCTATCTGCCGACGTATCTGAAGACCTGGTACGAGATGTCGCCGACCGAGGCGGGCACCAAGGCGGCCGGGTTCGCCCTGGTCACGGTGGTCTTCCGGCCGATCGGCGGCTGGCTCTCGGACCGGGCGCACCCGGCGCTGGTGACCTCGGTGGCGCTGCTGCTGGCCGCGCTGATGGCGATCGTGCAGGCCTTCGAGCCGCCGCTGGACCCGGCCGGCACGATCGCGCTACTGGCCATGGCGGCCGGGCTCGGCACCGCGAGCGGCAGTGTGTTCGCCCTGGTCTCGCAGGTGACGCCGCAGCCGAAGGTGGGCAGTGTGACGGGCATCGTCGGGGCGATGGGCGGGCTGGGCGGTTTCGTGCCGCCGCTGGTGATGGGCGCGATCTACAGCGCCAAGGACAGTTACGCGATCGGCTTCATGCTGCTGTCCGACCTGGCACTGGCGGGGTGTGTGTACGCGTACGGTCGGATGCGGACCGCCCGGCGCGACGAGTGA
- a CDS encoding acyl-CoA synthetase gives MTLLPALQSPTGPAASREAVRFGGLSLAYGRLAEASDALAARIADAGRVAVWATPTPETVIAVVAALRAGVPAVPLNPRTGERELAHILADSGPTAVLAGPDEALPPALHELRRVTVDARAVGALAEGTPGGGLPAEADPESPALIVYTSGTTGPPKGAVLPRRAIAASLDALEDAWGWTAGDVLVHALPLFHVHGLILGVLGPLRRGGAVRHLGRFSPEGVTRELASGGTMLFGVPTMYHRLAEALDGRAGGSAHGSPADGDGRDALAGALAGARLLVSGSAALPVHDHERIAAATGRRVIERYGMTETLMNTGIRADGAPRPGTVGPPLAGVELRLAEEDGTVLGAPGEIGEIQVRGPNLFTGYLNRPDATAAAHTADGWFRTGDVGTVDEDGYVTIVGRKATDLIKSGGYKIGAGEIENVLLAHPGVREAAVTGEAGPDLGERVVAWVVAADPGSPPPAEELAAYVADQLAPHKRPRTVRYLDALPRNDLGKIMKRSLHAG, from the coding sequence GTGACCCTCCTTCCCGCGCTCCAGTCCCCCACCGGCCCGGCGGCCTCCCGGGAGGCCGTCCGCTTCGGCGGCCTGTCCCTGGCCTACGGCCGGCTCGCCGAGGCCTCCGACGCGCTCGCCGCCCGCATCGCGGACGCGGGCCGGGTCGCCGTCTGGGCCACCCCGACGCCGGAGACGGTGATCGCGGTGGTGGCGGCACTGCGGGCCGGGGTTCCGGCCGTGCCGCTCAACCCCCGTACAGGAGAACGCGAGTTGGCGCACATCCTGGCCGACAGCGGACCCACGGCCGTGCTGGCGGGGCCGGACGAGGCACTGCCGCCCGCACTGCACGAGCTGCGGCGTGTGACCGTGGACGCGCGGGCGGTCGGCGCTCTCGCGGAGGGCACCCCCGGCGGGGGCCTGCCGGCCGAGGCCGACCCCGAGTCCCCCGCCCTGATCGTCTACACCTCCGGCACCACCGGTCCGCCCAAGGGCGCCGTCCTGCCCCGGCGGGCCATCGCCGCGTCCCTGGACGCGCTGGAGGACGCCTGGGGGTGGACAGCCGGCGACGTCCTGGTCCACGCGCTGCCGCTGTTCCATGTGCACGGGCTGATCCTGGGCGTCCTCGGCCCGCTGCGGCGCGGCGGCGCCGTGCGCCACCTGGGGAGGTTCTCGCCGGAGGGCGTGACCCGTGAGCTGGCCTCCGGCGGCACCATGCTGTTCGGGGTGCCGACGATGTACCACCGGCTGGCGGAGGCGCTGGACGGCCGGGCGGGCGGGAGCGCGCACGGCTCTCCGGCGGACGGCGACGGACGGGACGCGCTGGCCGGGGCGCTGGCCGGGGCCCGGCTGCTGGTCTCCGGCTCGGCGGCGCTGCCCGTGCACGACCACGAACGCATCGCGGCGGCGACCGGGCGGCGGGTGATCGAGCGGTACGGGATGACGGAGACCCTGATGAACACGGGGATCCGGGCGGACGGCGCCCCGCGCCCCGGCACGGTGGGCCCGCCGCTCGCCGGGGTGGAGCTGCGCCTGGCGGAGGAGGACGGCACGGTGCTCGGCGCGCCCGGGGAGATCGGTGAGATCCAGGTCCGGGGCCCGAACCTGTTCACCGGCTACCTCAACCGGCCCGACGCCACCGCCGCCGCGCACACGGCGGACGGCTGGTTCCGTACGGGGGACGTCGGCACGGTGGACGAGGACGGGTACGTCACGATCGTCGGGCGCAAGGCCACCGACCTGATCAAGAGCGGCGGTTACAAGATCGGCGCGGGCGAGATCGAGAACGTGCTGCTCGCGCACCCCGGGGTCCGGGAAGCGGCCGTGACCGGCGAGGCCGGCCCGGACCTGGGCGAACGGGTCGTGGCCTGGGTGGTCGCGGCCGATCCCGGCTCCCCGCCCCCCGCCGAGGAGCTGGCGGCCTATGTGGCGGACCAGTTGGCCCCGCACAAGCGTCCGCGCACCGTGCGCTACCTGGACGCCCTGCCCCGCAACGACCTGGGCAAGATCATGAAGAGGTCGCTCCATGCCGGCTGA
- a CDS encoding carboxyl transferase domain-containing protein, whose protein sequence is MPADSPARATARETIALLTGAAGFTEHRPPSHPLPPDGPLGWAGYDAARERAGARTGEEESVVYGTGAVGDRACVLLAFEFGFLGGSLGRLTGDRLGAAYELALARRLPLLALVATGGSRMQEGMVALTQLQRVAAASTRLRAAGLPQIAVVRDPTTGGGWATVGAGADVVLALPGAQVGFAGSRVRPPDADPYAYSAEGQFAAGQVDAVVPPGELALTLTRWLSALGPHGVLPAAALPRALSAARLPGTGREAVAGARDPRRPRAEAYLADYFAARLPLHGDRCGGTDPGLLCGFGLRADGSPVAYVAQCGTPTRPAGYRAAARTIRLADRLGVPVLTLVDTPGAANDAEAERAGAGAAIADAFAAVAAARVPVTTLVIGEGGSGGALALAAPDNTHVTADSYFSVIAPELAAAILKRPASETDATADQLRLRPQDLVELGFARSIVS, encoded by the coding sequence ATGCCGGCTGACTCCCCCGCCCGGGCGACGGCCCGGGAGACGATCGCGCTCCTCACCGGCGCGGCGGGCTTCACCGAGCACCGCCCGCCCTCGCACCCGCTGCCGCCGGACGGTCCACTCGGCTGGGCCGGGTACGACGCGGCGCGGGAGCGGGCCGGGGCACGGACCGGCGAGGAGGAGTCCGTGGTGTACGGCACCGGGGCCGTCGGAGACCGCGCGTGCGTCCTGCTCGCCTTCGAATTCGGTTTCCTGGGCGGTTCGTTGGGCCGGCTGACAGGTGACCGGCTGGGGGCAGCGTACGAGCTGGCCCTGGCGCGGCGACTGCCCCTGCTCGCGCTCGTCGCCACCGGCGGCAGCCGGATGCAGGAGGGCATGGTCGCGCTCACCCAGCTCCAGAGGGTGGCCGCCGCCTCCACCCGGCTGCGGGCGGCCGGGCTCCCGCAGATCGCGGTGGTCCGCGACCCGACGACCGGCGGCGGCTGGGCCACGGTGGGGGCGGGCGCCGATGTGGTGCTGGCGCTGCCGGGCGCGCAGGTCGGCTTCGCCGGGTCCCGGGTACGGCCGCCGGACGCCGACCCGTACGCGTACAGCGCCGAGGGGCAGTTCGCGGCGGGCCAGGTGGACGCGGTCGTCCCGCCGGGCGAGCTGGCGCTCACGCTGACGCGCTGGCTGAGCGCGCTCGGCCCGCACGGCGTGCTCCCCGCCGCCGCGTTGCCCCGCGCACTGTCGGCGGCCCGGCTCCCGGGGACCGGGCGGGAGGCCGTGGCGGGGGCCCGCGATCCCCGGCGGCCTCGCGCGGAGGCGTATCTCGCCGACTACTTCGCCGCCCGGCTCCCCCTCCACGGGGACCGGTGCGGCGGTACGGACCCGGGGCTGCTGTGCGGTTTCGGGCTGCGCGCGGACGGTTCGCCCGTCGCGTACGTCGCCCAGTGCGGGACGCCGACCCGCCCGGCCGGGTACCGCGCGGCGGCCCGGACCATCCGGCTGGCGGACCGCCTCGGCGTCCCCGTCCTCACCCTCGTCGACACCCCGGGCGCGGCCAACGACGCCGAGGCGGAACGGGCGGGCGCGGGCGCGGCCATCGCGGACGCCTTCGCGGCCGTCGCGGCGGCCCGGGTGCCGGTGACGACGCTGGTGATCGGTGAGGGCGGCTCGGGCGGGGCGCTGGCTCTCGCGGCGCCGGACAACACCCATGTCACGGCGGACAGTTACTTCTCCGTCATCGCCCCTGAGTTGGCCGCCGCGATCCTCAAACGGCCGGCGTCGGAAACCGACGCCACCGCCGACCAGTTGCGGCTGCGCCCGCAGGACCTCGTGGAGCTGGGGTTCGCCCGCTCGATCGTGAGCTGA
- a CDS encoding MFS transporter, which produces MTETTEPPARRRILADLTPLRLSPDYRRLWFGNTVSWIGQGMTALAVSLQVYDITGSAFSVGLIGFCSLVPLVVFGLYGGAVADTVDRRKLGLFSAAGSFVLSLALVAATVAGIERVGPLYAVVALQAVCFALNAPARSSMIARLLPAEQLPAANALNSMTSTTGALVGPMLGGLIVGWWGYRAAYSVDVAAFAVSLYTLWRLPSMLPDRQDGDTGKRASVLDGLRFLGTRPNLRMTFFTDLCAMVFAHPRALFPVVAVLWYGGDARTTGLLVAAPALGMLLGGVFSGWLGRIRRQGLAILLAVGSWGAAIAVFGLTRNLWLGLLFLALAGCADTTSMVFRSTMLQAAVPDEMRGRLQGVFIVVVAGGPRLGDFLAGSVADLLSPTVAVTGGGVLCMTGVALLALKWRAFARYDARDPQP; this is translated from the coding sequence GTGACCGAAACGACCGAACCGCCCGCACGCCGCCGCATACTCGCCGACCTCACCCCGTTGCGGCTCTCGCCCGACTACCGGCGGCTCTGGTTCGGGAACACCGTCTCCTGGATCGGCCAGGGCATGACGGCGCTGGCGGTCTCGCTCCAGGTCTACGACATCACCGGGTCCGCGTTCTCCGTGGGGCTCATCGGGTTCTGCTCACTCGTGCCGCTCGTCGTCTTCGGGCTCTACGGCGGTGCCGTCGCCGACACCGTCGACCGGCGCAAGCTCGGGCTCTTCAGCGCCGCCGGGTCGTTCGTGCTCTCCCTCGCCCTGGTGGCGGCGACCGTCGCGGGCATCGAGCGGGTCGGGCCGCTGTACGCGGTCGTCGCCCTCCAGGCCGTCTGCTTCGCCCTCAACGCACCGGCCCGCTCCTCGATGATCGCCCGGCTGCTGCCGGCCGAGCAGTTGCCCGCAGCGAATGCGCTGAACTCCATGACCAGCACCACGGGCGCGCTCGTCGGGCCGATGCTGGGCGGCCTGATCGTCGGCTGGTGGGGTTACCGCGCCGCGTACTCCGTCGACGTCGCCGCTTTCGCGGTCTCCCTGTACACGTTGTGGCGGCTGCCCTCGATGCTGCCCGACCGGCAGGACGGCGATACGGGCAAGCGGGCCTCCGTGCTGGACGGGCTGCGGTTCCTCGGGACCCGGCCGAACCTGCGGATGACCTTCTTCACCGACCTGTGCGCGATGGTGTTCGCGCATCCCCGCGCACTCTTCCCGGTGGTCGCGGTCCTCTGGTACGGGGGCGACGCGCGGACCACCGGTCTGCTCGTCGCCGCTCCGGCCCTCGGCATGCTGCTCGGCGGGGTGTTCTCCGGCTGGCTCGGCCGGATCCGGCGGCAAGGACTCGCGATCCTGCTGGCCGTCGGCTCCTGGGGCGCCGCCATCGCCGTCTTCGGGCTCACCCGTAACCTCTGGCTCGGGCTGCTGTTCCTGGCGCTCGCCGGATGCGCGGACACCACCTCCATGGTCTTTCGCAGCACGATGCTCCAGGCGGCCGTGCCCGACGAGATGCGCGGTCGGCTCCAGGGCGTCTTCATCGTCGTCGTGGCGGGCGGCCCCCGCCTCGGGGACTTCCTGGCCGGCTCCGTCGCCGACCTCCTCTCGCCCACCGTCGCCGTCACCGGCGGTGGCGTCCTGTGCATGACCGGCGTGGCCCTGCTCGCACTGAAGTGGCGTGCCTTCGCCCGCTACGACGCCCGAGACCCGCAGCCCTAG
- a CDS encoding TetR/AcrR family transcriptional regulator, with protein MAERGRPRAFDRAGALRRAMETFWEFGYEGTKLTDLTAAMGINSASLYNTFGSKEQLFREAVALYDRTAGSATNRALREAPTARAAVEAMLRGNIDAFTDPKTPSGCMIVLSATNCSHQNRAVAEHLARWRRASVAELEKRLERAVEEGELAPGTDVRAISAFYATLLHGLSIEARDGVPLERLRSTVDHAVALWDSLVRQPAEQR; from the coding sequence ATGGCCGAAAGAGGCCGCCCGCGCGCGTTCGACCGCGCCGGGGCGCTGCGGCGCGCGATGGAGACGTTCTGGGAGTTCGGGTACGAGGGCACGAAGCTCACGGACCTGACCGCCGCCATGGGCATCAACTCCGCCAGCCTGTACAACACATTCGGCTCGAAGGAGCAGTTGTTCCGCGAGGCCGTCGCGCTCTACGACCGCACCGCGGGCTCGGCGACCAACCGCGCGCTGCGCGAGGCGCCGACGGCACGGGCCGCGGTGGAGGCCATGCTGCGCGGCAACATCGATGCCTTCACCGACCCCAAGACCCCGAGCGGCTGCATGATCGTGCTGTCGGCCACGAACTGTTCGCACCAGAACAGGGCGGTCGCCGAGCACCTGGCCCGGTGGCGGCGGGCCTCGGTCGCGGAGCTGGAGAAACGGCTGGAGCGGGCCGTCGAGGAGGGGGAGCTGGCGCCGGGGACGGACGTGCGCGCGATCTCCGCCTTCTACGCGACCCTCCTGCACGGGCTGTCGATAGAGGCCCGGGACGGCGTGCCCCTGGAGCGGCTCCGTTCCACCGTGGACCACGCCGTGGCCCTGTGGGACTCCCTGGTGCGGCAGCCGGCCGAACAGCGGTGA
- a CDS encoding SDR family NAD(P)-dependent oxidoreductase, which produces MPQLVDKVALVTGGSRGIGAATALRLAEEGADVALTYVRAADKAQEVVKAIEAIGRKGLAIQADSADPAAVVRSVERTAAELGRLDILVNNAGVFPYGPIEGVTLEEIDRTLAVHVRAVFVATQAALPHLGHGGRVISIGSCWANRVPVPDVTLYAMSKSALIGFTKGLAHDVASKGITANIVDPGPTVTDMNPDGTDEAEEERLRTAAKVLGAGADTAKAVAFLAGPDAQWITGTSLAVDGGYTA; this is translated from the coding sequence ATGCCTCAGCTCGTGGACAAAGTGGCTCTGGTGACCGGAGGAAGCCGCGGTATCGGTGCCGCGACCGCCCTCCGGCTGGCGGAGGAGGGCGCGGACGTCGCCCTGACGTATGTGCGCGCGGCCGACAAGGCGCAGGAGGTCGTCAAGGCGATCGAGGCGATCGGACGCAAGGGCCTTGCCATCCAGGCCGACAGCGCGGACCCGGCGGCCGTCGTCCGGTCCGTCGAGCGGACCGCGGCGGAGCTGGGCCGGCTCGACATCCTGGTGAACAACGCCGGGGTCTTCCCCTACGGGCCGATCGAGGGCGTGACGCTGGAGGAGATCGACCGCACGCTGGCCGTCCACGTGCGTGCCGTCTTCGTGGCCACCCAGGCGGCCCTTCCCCACCTGGGACACGGCGGTCGCGTCATCAGCATCGGCAGCTGCTGGGCCAACCGCGTGCCGGTGCCGGACGTGACGCTCTACGCCATGAGCAAGTCGGCGCTGATCGGCTTCACCAAGGGGCTGGCCCACGACGTGGCGTCCAAGGGGATCACCGCGAACATCGTGGACCCCGGGCCCACCGTCACCGACATGAACCCGGACGGCACGGACGAGGCCGAGGAGGAGCGGCTGAGGACCGCGGCGAAGGTTCTGGGGGCGGGGGCCGACACCGCGAAGGCCGTGGCCTTCCTCGCCGGTCCCGACGCCCAGTGGATCACCGGCACCTCTCTCGCGGTCGACGGCGGCTACACCGCCTGA
- a CDS encoding potassium channel family protein has protein sequence MKHRIALDQWEQRTRTPLLALAAVFAAAYAVPVLAPDAPGWTHTACRAAEWAVWAAFAGDYVTRLLLAPRRWAFVRGHPLDLLAVALPLVQPLRLLRLVSTLLLVGRRARHAPQITMTVYVAGAVVGLMMFGSLAVLQVEREAPNGNIHTIGDAVWWSFTTMTTVGYGDLAPTTGLGRLLAVGLMLSGIALLGVVTANIAAWFISRFDRDDAEGRRQTALLEALTAEVTALRAEVAGLAGAAGPGAPKVPGPSSAGPCAHGPERGPG, from the coding sequence ATGAAGCATCGAATCGCCCTCGACCAGTGGGAACAGCGCACACGGACCCCCTTGCTCGCGCTGGCCGCGGTGTTCGCCGCCGCCTACGCCGTCCCCGTCCTCGCTCCTGACGCCCCGGGCTGGACGCACACGGCGTGCCGGGCGGCCGAGTGGGCGGTATGGGCGGCGTTCGCCGGCGACTACGTGACGCGGCTGCTGCTCGCTCCCCGAAGGTGGGCTTTCGTCCGCGGCCACCCGCTGGACCTGCTGGCGGTGGCCCTGCCCCTGGTCCAGCCGCTGCGGCTGCTGCGGCTGGTGTCCACGCTGCTGCTGGTGGGCCGGCGGGCCAGACACGCCCCCCAGATCACGATGACCGTCTACGTCGCCGGGGCCGTCGTCGGCCTCATGATGTTCGGTTCGCTGGCGGTGCTCCAGGTCGAGCGGGAAGCGCCGAACGGCAACATCCACACGATCGGGGACGCGGTGTGGTGGTCCTTCACCACCATGACGACCGTGGGATACGGAGACCTGGCGCCCACCACCGGACTCGGCCGTCTGCTCGCCGTGGGGCTGATGCTCTCCGGCATCGCGCTGCTCGGTGTCGTCACGGCGAACATCGCGGCCTGGTTCATCTCGCGATTCGACCGGGACGACGCCGAGGGACGCAGACAGACGGCCCTCCTGGAGGCCCTGACGGCGGAGGTCACCGCTCTGCGGGCCGAGGTGGCGGGCCTGGCGGGCGCCGCCGGGCCCGGAGCACCGAAGGTGCCCGGCCCGTCCTCTGCCGGACCGTGTGCGCACGGACCGGAACGTGGTCCCGGGTGA
- a CDS encoding methionine/alanine import family NSS transporter small subunit, translating into MSTSAIIMMIIAILIVWGGLIAAILRLRKHPDTPDPLPPGTRPAE; encoded by the coding sequence ATGTCCACCAGCGCCATCATCATGATGATCATCGCCATTCTCATCGTCTGGGGTGGGCTGATCGCCGCCATCCTCCGGCTGAGGAAGCACCCGGACACCCCGGATCCGCTGCCGCCCGGTACCCGTCCGGCCGAGTGA
- a CDS encoding sodium-dependent transporter, whose protein sequence is MTAQPREQWSTRTGFLLAAIGSAVGLGNIWRFPAIAYENGGGAFLLPYLIALLTAGIPLLIMEYTIGRKYRLSPPAALRRMARPAEAIGWWQVVISFVIATYYAVIIAWAVRYVGFSFGQQWGDDPEAFLFGDFLRAPETPSFLDGFVPGVFWPLIAVWVVVLVILAFGIRRGIERANKIFIPLLFVLFAALVVRALTLDGAALGLDALFTPNWSELGNGSVWVAAYGQIFFSLSIGFGIMVTYASYLGRRADLTGSAMVAGFANSSFEILAGIGVFATLGYLATASGVGVDEVAGAGIGLAFVAFPAVISEMPLGGLFGVLFFSSLVIAGLSSLISIVQVVVSAVQDRTGMRRMPAVLGIGGLIALVSVLLFPNKSGIYLLDASDHFINQYGIALAALVGLIVVVWVLRQLPGLQENADATSAVRLGHWWRICLGFITPLVLGWMMVDSLRTEFEENYEGYSTGFLLSAGWSVAIGALLVGVILSLMPWPAGGEDIDLDMESPADRKEH, encoded by the coding sequence ATGACAGCGCAGCCACGTGAGCAATGGTCCACCCGCACCGGCTTCCTGCTGGCCGCCATCGGTTCGGCCGTCGGACTCGGAAACATCTGGCGCTTTCCCGCCATCGCCTACGAGAACGGCGGCGGGGCCTTCCTGCTGCCCTACCTCATCGCGCTCCTCACGGCGGGCATCCCGCTGCTGATCATGGAGTACACCATCGGGCGGAAGTACCGTCTGTCGCCGCCGGCCGCCCTGCGCAGGATGGCCCGGCCGGCCGAGGCCATCGGGTGGTGGCAGGTCGTGATCTCCTTCGTGATCGCGACCTATTACGCCGTCATCATCGCCTGGGCCGTCCGCTATGTGGGCTTCTCCTTCGGCCAGCAGTGGGGTGACGACCCGGAGGCCTTCCTCTTCGGCGACTTCCTGCGGGCACCGGAGACACCGAGCTTCCTCGACGGCTTCGTCCCCGGGGTCTTCTGGCCGCTCATCGCCGTGTGGGTGGTCGTGCTGGTCATCCTGGCGTTCGGTATCCGGCGAGGCATCGAGCGAGCCAACAAGATCTTCATTCCGCTCCTCTTCGTCCTGTTCGCCGCGCTGGTGGTCCGCGCGCTCACGCTGGACGGGGCTGCCCTCGGGCTCGACGCCCTCTTCACGCCGAACTGGTCGGAGCTCGGCAACGGCAGCGTCTGGGTCGCCGCCTACGGGCAGATCTTCTTCTCGCTGTCCATCGGCTTCGGCATCATGGTCACGTACGCGTCCTACCTGGGCCGCCGGGCCGACCTGACGGGCTCCGCGATGGTGGCGGGCTTCGCCAACAGCTCGTTCGAGATCCTCGCGGGCATCGGGGTCTTCGCGACCCTGGGCTATCTGGCGACCGCTTCGGGGGTCGGCGTCGACGAAGTCGCCGGCGCGGGCATCGGCCTGGCGTTCGTCGCGTTCCCCGCGGTGATCTCGGAGATGCCGCTCGGGGGCCTCTTCGGCGTGCTGTTCTTCAGCTCCCTGGTGATCGCGGGGCTCTCGTCGCTGATCTCCATCGTGCAGGTGGTCGTCTCCGCCGTGCAGGACCGGACCGGTATGCGCCGCATGCCGGCGGTCCTGGGCATCGGCGGCCTGATCGCGCTGGTGTCGGTCCTGCTCTTCCCGAACAAGTCGGGCATCTATCTGCTCGACGCGTCCGACCACTTCATCAACCAGTACGGCATCGCCCTGGCCGCCCTGGTCGGGCTGATCGTCGTCGTCTGGGTGCTGCGGCAGCTGCCCGGCCTCCAGGAGAACGCCGACGCGACCTCCGCCGTCCGGCTCGGCCACTGGTGGCGCATCTGTCTCGGCTTCATCACACCGCTGGTGCTGGGCTGGATGATGGTCGACAGCCTGCGTACCGAGTTCGAGGAGAACTACGAGGGCTACTCGACCGGGTTCCTGCTCTCCGCGGGCTGGAGTGTCGCCATCGGAGCACTGCTGGTCGGGGTGATCCTCTCGCTGATGCCATGGCCGGCCGGCGGGGAGGACATCGACCTGGACATGGAGTCGCCGGCCGACCGGAAGGAGCACTGA
- a CDS encoding (2Fe-2S)-binding protein: protein MRMPLAVNSPVRSTALLADVYRRLHAVSPLLSIEAGPPEPGGNWVTGRQLTEDQGTLELLIAAEESRIRDLYGVRARRDVAATWVLHRYAFTVALAMSGPWYLDRRVPRLSPDGVAYAWRTRRVAVAEAESVSCLMSDPAAGSPGVRAVADEESLRAELRDAVAAHLAPVLEAFRPAMRRGARALWGMATDELAEGIWHLGRALGDQREATRAAEALLPGGTAPYAGRAGFRDAPRPAGGTTRTRNGCCLFYTIRPDEICDTCPRLSR from the coding sequence ATGCGCATGCCACTCGCGGTCAACTCCCCCGTGCGGAGCACGGCGCTGCTTGCCGACGTCTACCGTCGACTGCACGCCGTCTCCCCGCTGTTGAGCATTGAGGCGGGTCCTCCCGAACCGGGCGGCAATTGGGTCACCGGGCGGCAACTCACCGAGGACCAGGGCACGCTGGAGCTTCTCATCGCGGCCGAGGAGTCGCGCATACGGGACCTCTACGGTGTGCGGGCGCGGCGTGACGTCGCTGCCACGTGGGTGCTCCACCGCTACGCTTTCACCGTCGCTCTCGCGATGAGCGGTCCTTGGTATCTGGACCGGCGAGTGCCGCGGCTCTCGCCGGACGGTGTCGCTTACGCATGGCGGACGCGCAGGGTCGCGGTGGCCGAGGCGGAGAGCGTGAGCTGTCTGATGTCGGATCCCGCCGCGGGGTCGCCAGGGGTGCGGGCCGTGGCCGACGAGGAGTCGCTGCGGGCGGAGTTGCGTGACGCGGTGGCCGCTCATCTGGCCCCCGTGCTGGAGGCGTTCCGGCCGGCGATGCGCCGCGGGGCGCGAGCGCTGTGGGGGATGGCGACCGACGAACTCGCCGAGGGGATCTGGCACTTGGGGCGCGCCCTGGGTGATCAGCGCGAGGCCACCCGAGCCGCCGAGGCCCTCCTGCCCGGCGGTACGGCTCCGTACGCCGGCCGCGCGGGGTTCCGCGACGCTCCGCGCCCGGCCGGTGGGACGACCCGCACGCGGAACGGCTGTTGCCTCTTCTACACGATCCGCCCCGACGAGATCTGCGACACCTGCCCGCGGCTCTCCCGCTGA